From the Prunus dulcis chromosome 4, ALMONDv2, whole genome shotgun sequence genome, one window contains:
- the LOC117623814 gene encoding GDSL esterase/lipase At5g45920 isoform X2: MRPQIYLFGDSITEESFGDGGWGASLAHHFSRTVDVVLRGYSGYNTRWALQVLERVFPSSENREDAPLAVTVFFGANDACLPDRCSAFQHVPVNEYKQNLHSIVSFLKKRWPTTRILLITPPPIDEDGRLRHPYIDNPSNLPERTNKAAGAYSEACVAVARESGNPVIDLWTKMQQFPDWEKAHLRSLCLSAWMACTLLRRGTWL, translated from the exons ATGAGGCCACAGATTTACCTTTTTGGTGACTCAATCACCGAGGAGTCTTTCGGTGATGGTGGCTGGGGTGCCTCTCTTGCCCATCATTTCTCTCGCACG GTTGACGTGGTGCTAAGAGGGTACAGTGGCTACAACACGAGGTGGGCTCTGCAAGTTTTGGAGAGGGTCTTTCCGAGCAGTGAAAACAGAGAAGATGCTCCACTAGCTGTCACCGTCTTCTTTGGCGCTAATGACGCTTGCCTCCCCGATAGGTGCTCTGCTTTTCAACACGTGCCTGTCAACGAGTACAAGCAAAATCTCCACTCCATTGTCTCCTTTCTCAAG AAGCGATGGCCTACGACTCGCATTCTCCTTATCACCCCTCCTCCAATCGATGAAGATGGGCGCCTTCG ACATCCCTATATTGATAATCCATCCAATCTGCCTGAGAGGACAAATAAAGCTGCTGGTGCTTATTCAGAGGCATGTGTTGCTGTAGCTCGAGAAAGTGGGAACCCAGTAATAGATCTCTGGACTAAAATGCAGCAGTTTCCTGACTGGGAAAAAGCTCATCTAaggtctctctgtctctcagCAT GGATGGCTTGCACCTTACTCCGCAGGGGAACATGGTTGTGA
- the LOC117624908 gene encoding spermidine coumaroyl-CoA acyltransferase — MHVKIIETTLIVPSTPPFNDDHVLSLSHLDNDPNLRVSFRYVRAYHNTNPSAPSSNPRHVISAALSASLVHYYPLASTLRSRPDNRFELFCSNGQGVPLIFASSDATLDSVSYLDDPAADFVEQLVPDPNPDEAMVDPCLLQVTVFECGGFTLGAAINHLLCDGMGATQFFNAVAELARGATWVSVEPVWERAGLLGPRDPPRIGAPVLHECLSLERGFSPYGQAKMVGPVARECFHVRDECLERFKSELLEQSGLSFTTFEALGAFIWRAKIKALKLPSNEKVTFAYSINVRKLVSPPLPAGHWGNGCVAMYVKLSAKDLTEKPIWAVAEQIKKSKSNTTDEYVRSFIDFQELHYEEGITAGKEVSGFTDWRHLRHSTVDFGWGGPVTVLPLSRNLLGSVEPCFFLPPSSSASEGKKDGFRVLVNLRESAISAFREEMEKFSSNEFGLP; from the exons ATGCACGTTAAAATCATAGAAACCACTCTCATCGTTCCATCTACACCCCCATTTAACGACGATCacgtcctctctctctcccacctCGACAACGACCCCAACCTCCGCGTCAGCTTCCGTTATGTCCGCGCCTACCACAACACCAACCCATCCGCTCCCTCCTCCAACCCCCGCCACGTCATCTCCGCAGCCCTCTCCGCCTCTCTCGTCCATTACTACCCTCTCGCCTCCACTCTCCGCAGCCGCCCCGACAACCGCTTCGAGCTCTTTTGCTCCAACGGCCAAGGCGTCCCCCTTATTTTTGCCTCTTCGGACGCCACTCTCGACTCCGTCAGCTACCTCGATGACCCAGCGGCGGATTTCGTCGAACAGTTGGTGCCCGACCCGAACCCCGACGAGGCCATGGTCGACCCGTGCTTGCTGCAAGTCACGGTGTTCGAGTGCGGCGGGTTCACCCTCGGAGCCGCCATTAACCACCTGCTGTGCGACGGAATGGGCGCCACCCAGTTTTTCAATGCCGTGGCTGAGTTGGCTCGCGGGGCCACCTGGGTGTCGGTTGAGCCCGTATGGGAGAGGGCGGGCTTGCTGGGACCCAGAGACCCTCCCCGAATTGGTGCACCGGTACTCCATGAGTGCTTGAGTTTGGAGAGGGGGTTCTCACCGTACGGACAGGCAAAGATGGTGGGCCCAGTTGCGAGGGAGTGCTTTCATGTGAGGGACGAGTGTCTGGAGCGATTCAAGAGCGAGCTGTTGGAGCAGTCCGGGCTGAGCTTCACCACTTTTGAAGCTTTAGGTGCTTTTATATGGCGCGCCAA GATTAAAGCCTTGAAGCTTCCAAGTAATGAGAAGGTAACATTTGCATACTCAATCAACGTACGAAAACTAGTGAGCCCTCCATTACCAGCTGGGCATTGGGGCAACGGATGCGTTGCAATGTACGTGAAGCTGAGCGCCAAAGACTTAACAGAGAAACCCATTTGGGCAGTGGCCGAGCAGATTAAGAAGAGCAAAAGCAACACCACGGATGAGTACGTGCGGTCCTTCATCGATTTTCAGGAGCTTCATTACGAGGAAGGGATCACGGCAGGAAAAGAGGTGAGTGGGTTCACAGATTGGAGGCACCTGCGCCACTCCACAGTTGATTTTGGCTGGGGAGGTCCTGTGACCGTTTTGCCCCTCTCAAGGAACTTGCTTGGCAGCGTTGAGCCTTGCTTTTTCTTGCCTCCTTCGTCGTCTGCGAGTGAAGGGAAGAAAGATGGGTTCAGGGTTTTGGTGAATCTGAGGGAGAGTGCTATATCTGCTTTTAGAGAGGAGATGGAGAAGTTTAGCAGCAATGAATTTGGATTGCCTTGA
- the LOC117624890 gene encoding uncharacterized protein At4g18490 isoform X2 — protein sequence MSVMEDDGMDFSFDTVSKGKKKVFDFEKLDMDFNLDGDFNKLSSFKMDMPDLDFSSPPKKSAKTERSEEEPSRGNRQGKQDRFKFSFDFNELDNFDFDSSLKKSENSCNKNRDSSKEVVSDRIGSQNSKIDLAEEISTLDGDSERVATSKVDTTLLASGNGNSMNDDCASKSETSENLELPYGPMSPEKVMTKRVEESDQEIHLSEKAMPTEPYANQATHDLPHQLVGGDDSNGDTFFEGKNDITTVNTFSSGKEDVNEKMPTRDGPDHEDLPLKDSSPMNIAGSGSNNSGRSKSGSDILTENFEPAIDDSDLEDNSNTLVSKETPHNIKSMKEDQNSTGKLPLSMQGSESAVDEVTLTNKIKTRHFHSNVSKRLEEAGSQLCQPSLKGAKSLSSGIKRIGSMHLHPAIEQGVGGIANDAQIGSKLIAAPVLVDRETKVKHVIPGREDFNSAGVLNKAKLVGSSLLCNKEVTEREPVLGSGQRKSLNDLRHAEISSSQASPSSSSEKTSEPSAQTCVNSKFMLSSLESMRNTKIITAEGNKLFTDKTAKKKTELSTLNISKNIGGKKVSFNAASQKEVKSLSSEKHMEVQGNVELKTAKIVDRSEKQMPPNLSLKRKTFEGSDSGLASLKPLKRLSHSPSEIRNVTEPSKRVVEEQVYIHESHLETKTKSTLDDHPTSGLGSPCSNAMELEIHSIMENDGNVEKAEAYTKELEDICNMLKKKHEEAKELLVRAVVNNNNLLMLNHPIYDAKIHKVQKFAAKLVSKEVQKCSRAPTVVI from the exons ATGTCAGTAATGGAAGATGATGGAATGGATTTTAGCTTTGATACGGTTTCCAAAGGCAAGAAGAAAGTGTTTGATTTTGAGAAGCT GGATATGGATTTCAATCTAGATGGTGACTTTAACAAGTTATCATCTTTCAAAATGGACATGCCAGACCTTGATTTCTCAAGCCCGCCCAAGAAATCTGCAAAAACTGAGAGATCTGAAGAAGAACCGTCCAGAGGAAATCGTCAAGGGAAACAAGACCGTTTCAAATTCTCTTTTGATTTCAATGA GTTggataattttgattttgattcaagcttaaagaaaagtgaaaataGTTGTAATAAGAATCGAGATAGCAGCAAAGAGGTTGTTTCTGATCGAATTGGGTCTCAAAACTCTAAAATTGACCTGGCTGAAGAGATTAGTACACTTGATGGTGATTCTGAGAGAGTGGCCACTTCAAAGGTTGATACTACATTACTTGCTTCAGGCAACGGTAATTCTATGAATGATGATTGTGCATCAAAATCTGAGACCTCAGAAAATCTGGAACTGCCGTATGGTCCAATGTCTCCTGAAAAAGTAATGACTAAGAGGGTAGAAGAATCAGATCAAGAAATTCATTTATCTGAGAAGGCAATGCCCACAGAACCATATGCTAATCAGGCAACACATGATTTGCCTCATCAACTTGTAGGAGGAGATGATTCAAATGGAGATACTTTTTTTGAAGGAAAGAATGATATCACAACCGTAAATACCTTTTCAAGTGGAAAAGAGGATGTTAATGAGAAAATGCCAACAAGAGACGGTCCTGATCATGAAGACTTGCCTTTGAAGGATTCATCTCCAATGAATATTGCTGGTTCGGGGAGTAATAACAGTGGTAGGAGCAAGTCAGGCAGTGATATCTTGACAGAAAACTTTGAACCAGCTATAGATGATTCAGATCTTGAAGACAATTCCAATACATTGGTCTCGAAGGAGACACCACATAACATCAAAAGTATGAAGGAAGACCAAAATTCAACTGGAAAGCTTCCCTTATCCATGCAGGGCAG TGAATCTGCAGTTGATGAAGTTACACtgacaaataaaataaaaaccagaCACTTCCACTCAAATGTTTCTAAGAGATTGGAGGAAGCTGGATCTCAATTGTGTCAGCCATCATTAAAAGGAGCAAAATCTCTCTCGTCTGGAATCAAAAGAATTGGTAGCATGCATCTACATCCTGCAATTGAGCAAGG GGTGGGTGGTATTGCTAATGATGCACAAATTGGAAGCAAATTGATCGCTGCTCCTGTATTAGTTGATAGAGAAACCAAAGTCAAACATGTAATACCTGGAAG GGAGGACTTCAATTCTGCTGGTGTACTAAATAAGGCCAAACTGGTTGGGAGTTCACTCTTGTGTAATAAAGAAGTAACAGAAAGGGAACCTGTCCTAGGAAGTGGACAGAGAAAAAGTCTTAATGATCTCAG GCATGCGGAAATTTCTTCCAGTCAAGCTAGTCCTTCCAGCTCAAGTGAGAAGACAAGTGAACCTAGTGCTCAGACATGTgtcaattcaaaattcatgCTGTCGAGCCTGGAGTCTATGAGGAACACTAAGATCATTACAGCTGAAGGGAATAAACTTTTTACTGATAAAACTGCCAAGAAGAAAACTGAACTTTCTACCTTGAACATTTCAAA GAATATTGGTGGCAAGAAAGTTTCATTTAATGCTGCATCtcaaaaagaagtaaaatccCTGAGTTCAGAGAAACACATGGAAGTACAAGGCAATGTGGAATTGAAGACTGCCAAGATTGTTGATCGCAGTGAGAAACAAATGCCACCAAACCTTTCCTTGAAGCGAAAAACATTTGAG GGATCAGACTCAGGTTTAGCATCTTTAAAGCCTCTAAAACGCCTCTCTCACTCACCAAGTGAAATCAG AAATGTCACAGAACCTTCAAAAAGAGTTGTTGAAGAACAG GTTTACATTCATGAGAGTCATTTGGAGACAAAGACTAAGAGCACTTTAGATGACCATCCAACCTCTGGGCTCGGTAGTCCTTGCTCGAATGCAATGGAGCTTGAAATTCATTCaataatggaaaatgatgGAAATGTTGAAAAGGCTGAAGCATACACTAAGGAGCTTGAAGAT ATATGTAACATGCTGAAAAAGAAACATGAGGAAGCTAAAGAACTGCTCGTCAGAGCTGTTGTGAACAACAATAATCTGCTGATGCTTAACCATCCCATCTACGACGCAAAG ATTCACAAAGTTCAGAAATTTGCCGCAAAACTGGTGTCCAAGGAGGTTCAGAAATGTTCAAGAGCACCGACAGTTGTTATATAG
- the LOC117624890 gene encoding uncharacterized protein At4g18490 isoform X1, protein MAESKKATSSSVNPKEKSSLLDEEIGNEFLSSWKSMSVMEDDGMDFSFDTVSKGKKKVFDFEKLDMDFNLDGDFNKLSSFKMDMPDLDFSSPPKKSAKTERSEEEPSRGNRQGKQDRFKFSFDFNELDNFDFDSSLKKSENSCNKNRDSSKEVVSDRIGSQNSKIDLAEEISTLDGDSERVATSKVDTTLLASGNGNSMNDDCASKSETSENLELPYGPMSPEKVMTKRVEESDQEIHLSEKAMPTEPYANQATHDLPHQLVGGDDSNGDTFFEGKNDITTVNTFSSGKEDVNEKMPTRDGPDHEDLPLKDSSPMNIAGSGSNNSGRSKSGSDILTENFEPAIDDSDLEDNSNTLVSKETPHNIKSMKEDQNSTGKLPLSMQGSESAVDEVTLTNKIKTRHFHSNVSKRLEEAGSQLCQPSLKGAKSLSSGIKRIGSMHLHPAIEQGVGGIANDAQIGSKLIAAPVLVDRETKVKHVIPGREDFNSAGVLNKAKLVGSSLLCNKEVTEREPVLGSGQRKSLNDLRHAEISSSQASPSSSSEKTSEPSAQTCVNSKFMLSSLESMRNTKIITAEGNKLFTDKTAKKKTELSTLNISKNIGGKKVSFNAASQKEVKSLSSEKHMEVQGNVELKTAKIVDRSEKQMPPNLSLKRKTFEGSDSGLASLKPLKRLSHSPSEIRNVTEPSKRVVEEQVYIHESHLETKTKSTLDDHPTSGLGSPCSNAMELEIHSIMENDGNVEKAEAYTKELEDICNMLKKKHEEAKELLVRAVVNNNNLLMLNHPIYDAKIHKVQKFAAKLVSKEVQKCSRAPTVVI, encoded by the exons ATGGCAGAATCAAAGAAGGCGACATCTTCCTCGGTtaatccaaaagaaaaaagttcaCTTCTAG ATGAGGAAATTGGTAATGAATTTCTCAGCTCCTGGAAATCAATGTCAGTAATGGAAGATGATGGAATGGATTTTAGCTTTGATACGGTTTCCAAAGGCAAGAAGAAAGTGTTTGATTTTGAGAAGCT GGATATGGATTTCAATCTAGATGGTGACTTTAACAAGTTATCATCTTTCAAAATGGACATGCCAGACCTTGATTTCTCAAGCCCGCCCAAGAAATCTGCAAAAACTGAGAGATCTGAAGAAGAACCGTCCAGAGGAAATCGTCAAGGGAAACAAGACCGTTTCAAATTCTCTTTTGATTTCAATGA GTTggataattttgattttgattcaagcttaaagaaaagtgaaaataGTTGTAATAAGAATCGAGATAGCAGCAAAGAGGTTGTTTCTGATCGAATTGGGTCTCAAAACTCTAAAATTGACCTGGCTGAAGAGATTAGTACACTTGATGGTGATTCTGAGAGAGTGGCCACTTCAAAGGTTGATACTACATTACTTGCTTCAGGCAACGGTAATTCTATGAATGATGATTGTGCATCAAAATCTGAGACCTCAGAAAATCTGGAACTGCCGTATGGTCCAATGTCTCCTGAAAAAGTAATGACTAAGAGGGTAGAAGAATCAGATCAAGAAATTCATTTATCTGAGAAGGCAATGCCCACAGAACCATATGCTAATCAGGCAACACATGATTTGCCTCATCAACTTGTAGGAGGAGATGATTCAAATGGAGATACTTTTTTTGAAGGAAAGAATGATATCACAACCGTAAATACCTTTTCAAGTGGAAAAGAGGATGTTAATGAGAAAATGCCAACAAGAGACGGTCCTGATCATGAAGACTTGCCTTTGAAGGATTCATCTCCAATGAATATTGCTGGTTCGGGGAGTAATAACAGTGGTAGGAGCAAGTCAGGCAGTGATATCTTGACAGAAAACTTTGAACCAGCTATAGATGATTCAGATCTTGAAGACAATTCCAATACATTGGTCTCGAAGGAGACACCACATAACATCAAAAGTATGAAGGAAGACCAAAATTCAACTGGAAAGCTTCCCTTATCCATGCAGGGCAG TGAATCTGCAGTTGATGAAGTTACACtgacaaataaaataaaaaccagaCACTTCCACTCAAATGTTTCTAAGAGATTGGAGGAAGCTGGATCTCAATTGTGTCAGCCATCATTAAAAGGAGCAAAATCTCTCTCGTCTGGAATCAAAAGAATTGGTAGCATGCATCTACATCCTGCAATTGAGCAAGG GGTGGGTGGTATTGCTAATGATGCACAAATTGGAAGCAAATTGATCGCTGCTCCTGTATTAGTTGATAGAGAAACCAAAGTCAAACATGTAATACCTGGAAG GGAGGACTTCAATTCTGCTGGTGTACTAAATAAGGCCAAACTGGTTGGGAGTTCACTCTTGTGTAATAAAGAAGTAACAGAAAGGGAACCTGTCCTAGGAAGTGGACAGAGAAAAAGTCTTAATGATCTCAG GCATGCGGAAATTTCTTCCAGTCAAGCTAGTCCTTCCAGCTCAAGTGAGAAGACAAGTGAACCTAGTGCTCAGACATGTgtcaattcaaaattcatgCTGTCGAGCCTGGAGTCTATGAGGAACACTAAGATCATTACAGCTGAAGGGAATAAACTTTTTACTGATAAAACTGCCAAGAAGAAAACTGAACTTTCTACCTTGAACATTTCAAA GAATATTGGTGGCAAGAAAGTTTCATTTAATGCTGCATCtcaaaaagaagtaaaatccCTGAGTTCAGAGAAACACATGGAAGTACAAGGCAATGTGGAATTGAAGACTGCCAAGATTGTTGATCGCAGTGAGAAACAAATGCCACCAAACCTTTCCTTGAAGCGAAAAACATTTGAG GGATCAGACTCAGGTTTAGCATCTTTAAAGCCTCTAAAACGCCTCTCTCACTCACCAAGTGAAATCAG AAATGTCACAGAACCTTCAAAAAGAGTTGTTGAAGAACAG GTTTACATTCATGAGAGTCATTTGGAGACAAAGACTAAGAGCACTTTAGATGACCATCCAACCTCTGGGCTCGGTAGTCCTTGCTCGAATGCAATGGAGCTTGAAATTCATTCaataatggaaaatgatgGAAATGTTGAAAAGGCTGAAGCATACACTAAGGAGCTTGAAGAT ATATGTAACATGCTGAAAAAGAAACATGAGGAAGCTAAAGAACTGCTCGTCAGAGCTGTTGTGAACAACAATAATCTGCTGATGCTTAACCATCCCATCTACGACGCAAAG ATTCACAAAGTTCAGAAATTTGCCGCAAAACTGGTGTCCAAGGAGGTTCAGAAATGTTCAAGAGCACCGACAGTTGTTATATAG
- the LOC117624440 gene encoding nudix hydrolase 15, mitochondrial-like, with protein sequence MDSGSVEQRLQALAQHFIAEKAVKPGPAAPASTAAGSSKRAAVLVCLFKGEDGDLHVILTKRASTLSSNPGDVALPGGKREEGDADDVDTALREAKEEIGLDPSLVNVITVLQPIVTKRGMAVVPVIGLLSDIKAFSPAPNAAEVEAMFHAPLEMFLKDENRRAEEREWMGAKYLLHYFNYEADGKEYVIWALTAGILIRTASIVYQRQPPFSEQRPKFWSDVAQNTAMP encoded by the exons ATGGATTCAGGCAGCGTTGAACAAAGGCTCCAAGCCTTAGCACAACATTTTATTGCCGAGAAAGCAGTGAAACCGGGTCCAGCAGCTCCTGCCAGCACCGCCGCCGGTTCGAGCAAACGAGCAGCGGTTCTGGTGTGTTTGTTCAAAGGGGAAGATGGCGATCTGCACGTCATTCTCACAAAGCGAGCCTCAACTCTCTCTTCTAACCCCG GCGATGTTGCGCTCCCCGGCGGGAAAAGAGAGGAAGGGGATGCTGATGACGTGGACACTGCTCTTCGGGAGGCCAAGGAGGAGATCGGCTTGGACCCTTCCCTAGTCAACGTTATCACCGTTCTTCAACCCATTGTAACCAAG CGTGGTATGGCTGTGGTTCCTGTAATTGGCCTACTTTCAGACATAAAAGCATTTAGTCCAGCTCCAAATGCTGCAGAAGTGGAAGCAATGTTCCACGCTCCCTTGGAAATGTTTCTCAAGGATGAGAATAGGAGagcggaggagagagaatggaTGGGAGCCAAGTATCTGTTACATTATTTTAACTATGAAGCAGATGGTAAAGAGTATGTCATCTGGGCTTTAACTGCTGGCATTCTGATAAGGACTGCATCAATTGTGTACCAAAGGCAGCCACCATTTTCCGAGCAGAGGCCAAAATTCTGGAGTGATGTTGCTCAGAACACTGCCATGCCATAG
- the LOC117623814 gene encoding GDSL esterase/lipase At5g45920 isoform X1 produces MRPQIYLFGDSITEESFGDGGWGASLAHHFSRTVDVVLRGYSGYNTRWALQVLERVFPSSENREDAPLAVTVFFGANDACLPDRCSAFQHVPVNEYKQNLHSIVSFLKKRWPTTRILLITPPPIDEDGRLRHPYIDNPSNLPERTNKAAGAYSEACVAVARESGNPVIDLWTKMQQFPDWEKAHLRDGLHLTPQGNMVVIEEVVLKLKNEGLSLESLPVDLPLINNIDPKDPLKAFQN; encoded by the exons ATGAGGCCACAGATTTACCTTTTTGGTGACTCAATCACCGAGGAGTCTTTCGGTGATGGTGGCTGGGGTGCCTCTCTTGCCCATCATTTCTCTCGCACG GTTGACGTGGTGCTAAGAGGGTACAGTGGCTACAACACGAGGTGGGCTCTGCAAGTTTTGGAGAGGGTCTTTCCGAGCAGTGAAAACAGAGAAGATGCTCCACTAGCTGTCACCGTCTTCTTTGGCGCTAATGACGCTTGCCTCCCCGATAGGTGCTCTGCTTTTCAACACGTGCCTGTCAACGAGTACAAGCAAAATCTCCACTCCATTGTCTCCTTTCTCAAG AAGCGATGGCCTACGACTCGCATTCTCCTTATCACCCCTCCTCCAATCGATGAAGATGGGCGCCTTCG ACATCCCTATATTGATAATCCATCCAATCTGCCTGAGAGGACAAATAAAGCTGCTGGTGCTTATTCAGAGGCATGTGTTGCTGTAGCTCGAGAAAGTGGGAACCCAGTAATAGATCTCTGGACTAAAATGCAGCAGTTTCCTGACTGGGAAAAAGCTCATCTAag GGATGGCTTGCACCTTACTCCGCAGGGGAACATGGTTGTGATTGAGGAGGTGGTTCTGAAGCTGAAGAACGAAGGCTTGAGTCTAGAATCTTTGCCAGTTGATCTCCCACTTATAAATAACATAGACCCTAAAGACCCTCTTAAGgcttttcaaaattga
- the LOC117624439 gene encoding magnesium-chelatase subunit ChlI, chloroplastic codes for MASILGSCSTAAFASRPLSSRTSRASISSLSLSPGTSYGKKFYGGIGIHGKKRPQFHVAVTNVATEISPAEQAQRAAAKENQRPVYPFAAIVGQDEMKLCLLLNVIDPKIGGVMIMGDRGTGKSTTVRSLVDLLPEIKVVYGDPYNSDPEDPESMGAEVRESIVKGEQLPVTMTKINMVDLPLGATEDRVCGTIDIEKALTEGVKAFEPGLLAKANRGILYVDEVNLLDDHLVDVLLDSAASGWNTVEREGISISHPARFILIGSGNPEEGELRPQLLDRFGMHAQVGTVRDAELRVKIVEERARFDKNPKEFRGSYQAEQEKLQQQIGSARSYLPSVQIDQDLKVKISKVCAELNVDGLRGDIVTNRAAKALAALKGRDKVTPEDIATVIPNCLRHRLRKDPLESIDSGLLVIEKFYEVFS; via the exons ATGGCATCCATACTCGGAAGCTGCTCAACGGCAGCCTTTGCCTCTCGACCTCTCTCATCTCGCACTTCCAGGGCTTcaatttcctctctctctttaagCCCAG GGACGAGTTATGGGAAGAAGTTTTATGGAGGGATTGGGATTCATGGAAAGAAGAGGCCTCAATTTCATGTGGCAGTGACCAATGTTGCCACTGAAATCAGCCCTGCTGAGCAG GCACAGAGGGCTGCTGCTAAGGAAAACCAGAGGCCAGTATATCCATTCGCTGCTATAGTGGGGCAAGATGAGATGAAACTGTGCCTTCTGCTGAATGTGATTGATCCCAAGATTGGGGGTGTCATGATCATGGGGGATAGGGGAACTGGAAAATCCACAACTGTTAGGTCCTTGGTTGACTTGCTTCCTGAAATCAAGGTAGTTTATGGTGATCCATACAATTCTGATCCCGAAGATCCAGAGTCCATGGGAGCAGAAGTTAGAGAGAGCATTGTGAAAGGGGAGCAACTTCCTGTCACCATGACTAAGATCAACATGGTTGATTTACCCTTGGGTGCTACAGAAGATAGAGTCTGTGGGACAATTGATATTGAGAAAGCTCTAACTGAGGGTGTCAAGGCATTTGAGCCTGGCCTTCTTGCAAAAGCTAACAGAGGAATTCTTTATGTGGACGAAGTTAATCTCTTGGATGATCATTTAGTGGATGTTTTATTGGATTCTGCTGCCTCCGGATGGAACACAGTGGAGAGAGAGGGTATTTCAATTTCACATCCTGCCCGGTTTATTTTGATTGGCTCAGGCAATCCAGAAGAAGGGGAGCTGAGGCCACAGTTGCTTGACCGTTTTGGGATGCATGCACAAGTTGGGACTGTAAGGGATGCAGAGCTCAGAGTGAAGATTGTGGAGGAGAGAGCTCGGTTTGACAAAAACCCCAAAGAATTTCGGGGTTCTTACCAAGCTGAGCAAGAAAAGCTTCAACAACAGATTGGCTCAGCTAGAAGTTACCTTCCATCTGTTCAGATTGATCAGGATCTCAAGGTGAAAATCTCTAAGGTTTGTGCAGAGTTGAACGTTGATGGATTGAGAGGAGACATAGTGACTAACAGGGCTGCAAAAGCTTTGGCTGCTCTAAAGGGAAGAGATAAGGTGACTCCAGAGGATATTGCTACCGTCATCCCTAACTGCTTAAGACATCGTCTTCGGAAGGATCCTTTAGAGTCAATTGACTCAGGCTTACTTGTCATTGAGAAGTTCTACGAGGTGTTTAGCTGA